A window from Zingiber officinale cultivar Zhangliang chromosome 7A, Zo_v1.1, whole genome shotgun sequence encodes these proteins:
- the LOC122000298 gene encoding pEARLI1-like lipid transfer protein 3 codes for MAPSASSSAALLLCLNLLLFVMAVTACPPPPSPPPPKIPPTPRVAPPTPRVAPPTPRVAPPTPRAAPPTPKAQPSCPVDTLKLAACDDVLGGLVNIQLGTPPKEPCCSLVGGLDDAEAAVCLCTVIKINALGLNLNIPVDLSLLVNYCGKGVPSDFVCA; via the coding sequence ATGGCTCCCTCTGCTTCCTCCTCAGCCGCTCTGCTCCTCTGCCTCAACCTCCTCTTATTCGTCATGGCCGTCACCGCCTGcccgccgccgccgtcgccgccgCCTCCCAAAATCCCGCCCACGCCCAGGGTGGCGCCGCCCACGCCCAGGGTGGCGCCGCCGACGCCCAGGGTGGCTCCGCCGACGCCCAGGGCGGCGCCGCCTACGCCCAAGGCGCAGCCCTCCTGCCCCGTCGACACGCTCAAGCTGGCGGCGTGCGACGACGTGCTCGGCGGCCTCGTCAACATCCAGCTCGGGACGCCGCCCAAGGAGCCCTGCTGCTCCCTCGTCGGGGGGCTGGACGACGCCGAGGCGGCCGTCTGCCTCTGCACCGTCATCAAGATCAACGCCCTGGGGTTGAACCTCAACATCCCCGTCGACCTCAGCCTGCTCGTCAACTACTGCGGCAAGGGCGTGCCTTCGGACTTCGTCTGCGCCTAG
- the LOC121999556 gene encoding phosphoenolpyruvate carboxykinase (ATP)-like has product MSSSQTGDKCEEGASMEGIRPSRTWAWVSLRLFHLLFGAASSSLREFSDIGRGLRDNSPEAVVALDSTVWLPEAPSKGIAAATFSNGLPKIQTQGREKPENGICHDDSASPVKAKTIDELHSLQKKRSAPTTPIKDGAQQGNVAFATISEEERQKLQSIRCIHTTLEELEDFSTPDFTIYNAGQFPCNRYTHYMTTSTSIDLNLDRKEMVILGTQYAGEMKKGLFGVMHYLMPKRNILSLHSSNNMGKDGDVALFFGLSGTGKTTLSTDHNRLLIGDDEHCWSENGISNIEGCCYAKCIGLTKEKEPDIWNAIKFGTVLENIVFDEHTREVDYSDNSIIENTRASYPIEYIPNVKIPYVSPHPKNVILLACDAFGMLPPVSKLTLPQTMYHFISGYTALFMREIIEGNATGEKDSLSSMFMKTI; this is encoded by the exons ATGAGTTCTTCCCAAACGGGTGATAAATGCGAGGAGGGCGCTTCAATGGAGGGCATTCGCCCTTCAAGGACTTGGGCATGGGTAAGCTTACGCCTTTTCCATCTCCTCTTTGGGGCAGCCTCATCTTCCTTAAGGGAATTCTCAGACATTGGAAGAGGATTAAGAGATAACTCCCCAGAAGCAGTGGTTGCGCTGGATTCAACCGTCTGGCTACCAGAGGCTCCATCGAAAGGGATAGCCG CGGCGACGTTCTCCAATGGGCTGCCGAAGATCCAGACGCAGGGGAGGGAGAAACCAGAGAACGGGATCTGCCATGATGACAGCGCGTCGCCGGTGAAGGCGAAGACCATCGACGAACTGCACTCCTTGCAGAAGAAGAGGTCAGCGCCGACCACCCCCATCAAGGACGGCGCGCAGCAAGGCAACGTTGCCTTCGCCACCATCTCAGAGGAGGAGCGCCAGAAGCTCCAATCCATCag GTGCATCCATACTACGCTTGAAGAATTGGAGGATTTCAGTACTCCGGACTTCACAATTTACAATGCTGGCCAGTTTCCATGTAATCGATACACACACTACATGACTACCTCCACCAGCATTGATCTTAATCTTGATAGGAAAGAAATGGTCATCCTTGGCACACAGTATGCCGGGGAGATGAAGAAGGGTTTGTTCGGTGTGATGCACTATCTAATGCCTAAAAGAAACATTCTCTCCCTGCACTCTAGCAACAATATGGGCAAAGATGGTGATGTTGCCCTCTTCTTTGGACTATCAG GCACAGGGAAAACTACTCTGTCTACAGACCACAACAGGCTTCTTATTGGCGATGATGAGCATTGCTGGAGTGAAAATGGTATTTCAAATATTGAAGGATGTTGCTATGCAAAATGTATCGGCCTAACAAAGGAGAAGGAACCTGACATTTGGAATGCCATCAAATTTGGAACCG TGTTGGAAAACATCGTTTTCGATGAACACACTAGGGAAGTAGACTACTCTGATAACTCTATTATAG AGAACACTCGAGCTTCATATCCAATTGAGTATATTCCTAATGTGAAGATACCGTATGTTAGTCCGCACCCTAAGAATGTCATCCTCCTGGCATGTGATGCTTTTGGCATGCTTCCACCAGTTAGCAAACTTACTTTACCGCAAACAATGTATCACTTCATTAGCGGTTACACTGCTCTG tttatgagagaaattattgaaggaaatgctACCGGTGAGAAGGATTCACTTAgctcaatg TTCATGAAAACAATTTAG